From Aspergillus luchuensis IFO 4308 DNA, chromosome 2, nearly complete sequence:
AGAACTTGGCCGTTCGCAACGGTGATATTAAGGCCCCTCTGACCATGGAGCTGCTTGACCAGCTGCCCTACACTCGTGCTGTCGTCAAGGAGACTCTGCGTTACCGCCCTCCCGTTATCATGGTTCCCTACCTGGTCAAGAAGGACTTCCCCATTAGCGAGAACGTCACCGTGAGCAAGGGCTCCATGATCATTCCCTCGGTGTGGCCCGCCTGCCACGATGAGGAGGCTTACCCCAACGCCGACTCTTTCGACCCTGACCGCTGGATCACTGGTACCGCCGAGCAGCAGACCAAGAACTGGCTCGTTTTCGGTACCGGTCCCCACTATTGCCTTGGTCAGACCTACGCCCAGCTGAACCTGATGGCCATGATTGGCAAGGCCAGTATGGAGATGGACTGGGAGCACACTCCCACTCCCGAGTCGGAAGACATCAAGGTCTTTGCCACGATCTTCCCTCAGGTATGTTTCCTTGCGCTATACCGAACTGGATTGTTGAAAGCTAACAAAGCCCAGGATGATTGCCTGCTTGCATTCCGTCCCCGCCCTTGAGCGTTTCTGCCGTCTTCGCCAAAGCACTGAAGACGTCAGGCGCTGCAACGTCAGTTATGCCGGATTTTCCTGCCTTGCTGAAAAAAGCAAGCGCCTGCTTCGTGACTACGGGCACCCTCTTCTGTCCTGGTGATAGAATGGCTGCAGgcatttttttcttttgcctttCTGAAATGTAACTACTTGTAGTattgtttttcctttttccaaTCCTTTCTGAATATTTTGGATGGGAGTTGCGGACGGTCGACCTTTGAGGTACGGCCACTGGCCTCTGTCTGTTGGAGGCACCGACGCCGCGGACAGGGTGTCTGGAGTAACATGATATCGAAACGATCCATCTGCGGTCGTCCGCTCCCGCGATGAGCGACGCATTGAAGGACATGTCATTTTTAGACCACGCTAcctagaattaataataataatgtgaCATCTGAGCTGCTAGTCAGGGAATAGAACACGATCACTAGCCTATGTGAAAGATGTAGTTGAATAGGTTTATTCCCAGCAGTCCTTCAATAACCGTGTCTGGATTCACATCCAGCCctcgccaccaccacaacccttCACCAAACCATACCCATCATGGTATATAAAGCCCATCTCTCCCCCACAAGACTTTCTCTACTCCAACCACCCAGgtctagtataatatctatatatactgCCCAACAGTGCAAGAACAATGCAGCATCTCTAAGCATATACCATCTTTAACTAAGCTATACTCACCAAAATTCCACTGGCAATAGCAATCTGCCCATTCAAACCCTACATCAAACGAAGATGCTTACTCACTCACTACCACTGCCTACAAAACACCTATTCTCTTCAACAAACCTATATACAACATGCAATACCCAAAAGGCAAACCAACCGGCATGCTACCGCTGCCGTCTACCCTCTAATGACACACCCAGAACTAGAAGAACACAAAGAAGGCATGTTGGCTCCTCTAGTGGCCACTATGCATGCGACATCTACCGAATAAATCTACATATTCTGCTTCCATTCAACCAACACAACCCTGCCAGAAATGCCAGAGGGGATACAAGCTAGTAGCTACTAGGCTAgttggaagtggaagggaagCACATGTGGTTCCTGTTTCAAGCGCAAACTGTTCAGCGATGGTTGGAATGGACCAGAAACAGGAAAAGGAAACCTTTTCTGGAAGCTTGTCGGGAGGCTGTCGATAACACCACGAGCTGATAGCATTGCGTATTGGGATATAGCATACGTTTATATTCTCGGACTGATATATTATGGGACTACTATTACATCACGACGGAAGTTAAGTGCGCATTTATGCGGTTCTTATATCTGGCACATAAATTAATGCAAAATTTTACTGCCGATGGAGATTCAGGAGCGGACATACCTGTCCTCCGTTTCCAACAACCGCAGCGATATCAAAAGCATCAACGGTGATGCTTATGTCGACAGTGAACATGGTATCCTTGGTTATAGCAGTGATGTCGATGATAGCTGCAAGCATTGCCAAGGAGTAAATTCCAATCACTCAAAGTAGAGTGATTCTTCTGTCGTCCTCATTTATGGAGGCACTGGGAGAACAATCTTTTCAGAGAGATTGAAATGCAAACAGGTCCATGATTTCAACCCAATTATGTTGTTCCTTGACATCACTACTTAGATTCTGGACATCTCATCGACTTGAAGATATGCTGCCTATTGGTAAAATGGGTAACAATGGTCTTGATACTACATACAAGCAAGCCATCGCAGTCATCGAAGGATCAACAGAGTTCACGAAGTACTAGGGACTCGTGCAGGCTAAGATAACATCAGATACTATCACAGAACGTTGGGCTGGGTCTTTAATGCCAGTGTTCCgtccttgtttcttttctttcagtCAGGCGTGGTATATCGATGATCATTCTAGTACGAAGCGATACTTTCGGTAGACTTGTCAATCCTCGCCAAACTCGCTAAGAATTCTTCACCAAACTAGCAAGTCTTACCTACCGCCCGGGAGACAAAACTAGTGTAGTCAAACCGTACAACGGAATACAGCAAATGCCTGTGGACAGACTTCCAGATCTGGTAAACGAAGAATGTTATAGGACGCAGAGGGTCGGCGGCTCGGACTTCCTGTTAGGGCCTGGGCGGCTCCTTGAATGGCCAGGCTTCGCGGGGGAGGTAAAGGGTCTAGTCTGAGCCCTATATACTAACTATATATCTGCTCTTAGTAGGCTACAGCGTGAAGGAGCCTATTGGGTATAAACTACGCTATACTCTTATACTTACTGCCTCGATCAgaacctttttttttctttttcaaaaGTACACCATCGCGAATAGTTTCATCACATATCAATAACTATACTCTATTTTGGTAACGGTCTCGGAgactcttctctctttctcgaTATCTACAGGTACACATCATCCCTGAAAAACCTTGAGTCTCTTTATGCAGTTGGCCTTCCTGTTATATAGTTCATCATACCATGATCGATGCAGAGACCACTACAGAAGCTCAACCATCACTCATCGGGGCGGATACTGGGCGTTGACCTTGAGTCGCATCTCAAGGCGAATGCTTTCACTCTTGCGACATTATAGAAACAGGTACGTCATGCAGGGTATATAAGGGggtcctctctctcctcctctcccagtgCAGTTCGGTTCGCCGCCCGCCCGTCTACTCCCTCCTGTGCCTTTTCCTGTGCTGGtaattcatcatcatgtcgtccgatccacccacccccttcgATCGTGTCTACCATgtcctccagctcttccgcTTGCCCGAGAACCCGTCGCAGGCCCAGTTGAATGGGCTCTGGCCCTGGGACCTTGCTGCACTTCGCGATAACTTGCAGTTAGAGCACGATGCTGAGTTAGCTCGTGTGCACCCCCGCCCTTTGGAGCCACAGTATGCGGCGCTCCTTCGTCGCCTCTTCCAATGgtatagtatgtatgggACCTGAGGCGACGTGGGGACAACACCAATCCAGGAAATGCTTAGGATCATGGCGGACGATCCTCGTTTCTATGAGTCAAGGAAGGGACACCCTAAGAGAGACGCCAGCACAGGGTATCTCAGCAGAGAGATACACTGGCAGGCTCGAACGTACGAGAAATGGAGATTAAAGCAGCGAATGGAGAGGAAATtagtctatctatccatGGTCTGTTTATCttctaccatcaccaccactatcACCATGTCCACCACGTCTAGCATGACCTCCATGACTAGTggtccacatccaccacatccacgCAACATAGTCGTCTAAACAAGCGAGAACATcaaatgatgatgacggcaAAGATTGGAcctgaatataattatccaTGGTATAACAATTCGCCATCGAGAACACTCTGTTCAGGGTCATTGAGGTGCCTCTTTGAAAGTCCTGGAGAGTCCTGAGAGACACTATCACCCATCAATATACATCTCCTCAAATAACAATATGTTTAGCCCTAAAGGAGATGAAGCCAAAAATCACCTGAACGGGGGCTGTGAGACTGGTGGTGAAGTCGGGAATCTGATCAGCCGGCTCTAAATTCGAGATGCGCGCATCGACAGGGCAAAATATAATCTGCGTGACCGATAGTTTCtagcaaagaaagaagattaGCACGCTCTTGCATTATGAACAAATTACCCTTTGAACTCACACTCCCAAATTCAGGTCCATCATTGCTAGAATCCTTTCATCTGCCAATATGGCGTTCGGAATAGCAGGCCGGATTGAAAACCTGGTTATTGAGATCATCGATATTAGGGGCAACAAAAGGTCACAGCACTCTGAACAAACAATATCGGTATTCCCGACTAGGATGccagatatttttttagagCGCTTTTGTTACCTACCATCCCAAATCGTGTTATGCTATCCATGCTAGGATGAACAAAGTATCACAGACACACCATGGTGGGGGCCCTATGGTTAGCTACGTAGTTGCTACATCCGTGACTGCTATATTTCTTGGTCTTATGGTCTGGTGATGGTTATCTAACCGGAATTGGTGGGTACAAACTGATGACATGATACTCGACCTGTGCGCGTTAAGGATTACTGGCTATTACTGCGAGCTTCATTAGTTGGTGGACTCAGAGGTCTCTTCCCAGCTACTGTGCATATAGCGGCGCAAATATCTCCCCTGGACATTCTCACTGCGTCTGAAGAGCAACTTCAGAAGACAGTCGAAGCAAGCACCTGTAAGTAACAGGTCAAAGTCCAGTTCGCTTGGGTTGACAGCATAAAGCTGTCGGGACTGGCGGAAAGATCTGATGGTGTTGGCCCGATGAAAATGGGAGACACACTGTGTTTCATCATTCCTTCTATTGCTTCTAAAAGGACCTACAAGACATCAAGCTGCTCCGTACAGGATGAGCAATGGGTGCCATGTACAAGGCGATATGTTGCACGAAGGGACTACCACCTCACATTCCCATTATGCTGTGCTCGTGTCATTACCCCCCCATAGCAGCTGGAGGTGATCACTGGTCCATTGATCCTAAATAAAAAGGGCGGATACCAGAAGGACTCATAGTGTGGATTCACTAGAACGAGGTCAGTGGTTCCCGTCATACAGAGATCTGATCGTATCACATACCCAAGGGCTCGACTGTGTGGATACAGCACAATGGTGCTCGTTGATACTCCGTTTATTCCGTTGCGAATATATTTTATGGAGAAAAGATGTTGCTCGTTTCAGCAGAGATTGGTTGATAGATCTCAAGAATTCATTGGTCCTGGAAGTATCCACATACAGAACAGCACTGGTAGCTGATGGTGCTATGAATGCGGAACTTGCTATAAGTTCTAATACCAGTCACGTCGCCGCATATTATGACCTAAAATTCCGGCAAGCGAATATTATAGCCTCCTACTGCCTGGCAGCGACTGGCACTAACCAGGATACCAGGAATGCCTCAGAGCTAGTAGCATGGTCGAGAACAAAAAGCAGAACCGTTTGATTCAGTCTACTTAGCGTCAAAATGAACCAGACCACCAACTGCAGAACGCTGGAGATTAGTTTAATGGGGCCCAAGGATAAGAAGGCGCCGGAACACACCGAAGCTGACGAGGCAGCAGACAGTCAGCCCGAGGATGAGATTGCATGGTTAACTAAGGATGTCAATATGGAATCCACAATGATGACTCTTACAGATCTCTCAAGTGCTTTGGGATTCCGGCCACTATGTCTCCCACCAGAATACCCTCATGGAAGTCACACCTGCTAATATTAATCAACAGCAAAAGTGGGTAGATAATGAGCAGTTCCAAGTGGACTGTACTGACGAACATCCCGCGAAGATAGTCTTAAGGACAACAAGAATTCTCGTACCCTAATCCGGTGCAAAATGTCATTCTGATGTTTAGCTTCTTGGTTAATAGCACGGCGTTGAAGTGTTGGCGAACGGTTTGCATCAACCGTGCGGCCGAGATAAAAATGGCCCGGGCCTTAGTGATGGGTGCGATGATTGCTGGTGTTGTCAGTGTGGGAAAGACATGTATTGCACATAAATAACTTTTCAGAATATTGCAACAGGCTTTCGAATAGACTGTTCAGATCTTCAAATATATCTAAACATGTAGTATAGATCCATCTCTAAATAACTATAAATGGAAGGCGGTCAACACCGCAACTGACATCACCCGAAGCCGGACTTCCATCCGTCGGATATCGGCTGTCACTAGCATTATCAGCTCTACAACTTTCTCGACTTGCCTATATCTAACCCAGACATATCAAGTCATCTTTCTCTGGGGTAAGTTACTTCTCTACACACAATCCCTCACTTGTATCGTACAGCCGATACCCCCATTCCCAAACCACACACTAACTTCCGCAGAACACCCCCAACTACCTTCCCCATCCGCAACCGCATCAGCCACACCAacaacctcatctccaacccaGAGCTTaaagccaacaacaacaacaatggcctctctcctccccctccgccggGCACCCAcgtccctcctcacctccacctccaagccatccacccacctcgcccgctccctcctcaccagcACCGTTATCCCCTCCACCCGGACCTTCACAACCAAATCCtccactctcctccccaacaccatcaccaaaaGGACCACTACCATCAACCCCATCACtcgccctcaccaccaccccctgatctcctcctcatccatccgCCAAAAAAGCACCAAAGACAACGACGCCCCCACCTTCCGCCAATGGGGCTTTGAAGACGTACGTCCCTCCCTACctaccaccacaaccccccacccacGCACCCAAAACTAACAAACAAAACGAAATAGATAaccgcctccctccccagcaacaCCCCCAACAGCCCGACCCAAAAACCCATCATTCTCATCGACGTGCGCGAACCCGCCGAGCTCTCCTCCA
This genomic window contains:
- a CDS encoding uncharacterized protein (COG:D;~EggNog:ENOG410QEEU;~InterPro:IPR001763,IPR036873) — its product is MNQTTNCRTLEISLMGPKDKKAPEHTEADEAADSQPEDEIAWLTKDVNMESTMMTLTDLSNPSLNNYKWKAVNTATDITRSRTSIRRISAVTSIISSTTFSTCLYLTQTYQVIFLWGKLLLYTQSLTCIVQPIPPFPNHTLTSAEHPQLPSPSATASATPTTSSPTQSLKPTTTTMASLLPLRRAPTSLLTSTSKPSTHLARSLLTSTVIPSTRTFTTKSSTLLPNTITKRTTTINPITRPHHHPLISSSSIRQKSTKDNDAPTFRQWGFEDITASLPSNTPNSPTQKPIILIDVREPAELSSTGIIPSAVSVPLASQPDALFLTPEEFETRFGFPKPGVKGEEEDTDIVFYCKAGVRARAAAQLAEQAGYEAGRLGVYDGSWLDWAKRGGRVERWEGNDN